From Lewinellaceae bacterium:
CCTGGTCCAGCTTCAGGGTACCGGCTACTTTCTTCATGGATTTGATCTGTGCGGCACCACCTACCCGGGATACGGAAATACCCACGTTGATGGCGGGGCGTACACCGGCGTTAAACAATCCGGATTCGAGGAAGATCTGTCCGTCCGTGATGGAAATAACGTTGGTAGGAATATAAGCTGAGACGTCACCTGCCTGGGTCTCAATGATCGGCAGAGCAGTCAAAGAACCTCCACCTTTCACCAGTGGTTCCCCATTGGCATCTTTGGCATTTTTCAGGGAATCCGGCAGGTCATTCATGTTTCTGGCTACGCTGTCGTCGTCGATGATCTTGGCAGCACGCTCCAGCAATCTGGAGTGCAGATAAAACACGTCGCCGGGATAAGCCTCACGTCCCGGTGGACGGCGCAGCAGCAGGGATACTTCACGGTAAGCCACCGCTTGTTTTGACAGATCGTCGTATATGATCAATGCCGGCCGGCCGGTATCGCGGAAAAATTCACCGATAGCGGCACCTGCAAAAGGTGCAAAGAACTGAAGTGGTGCCGGATCAGCCGCCGAAGCGCTGACGATGGTGGTATAGTTCATGGCACCGGCTTCTTCCAGCGTCTTGGCAACCTGCGCTACGGTAGAAGCTTTCTGTCCGGAAGCAACATAGATGCAATAGACCGTTTCGCCCTTTTCGAAAAATTCTTTCTGGTTGATGATGGTATCGATGGCGATAGCCGATTTTCCGGTCTGGCGGTCACCGATGATCAATTCCCGCTGGCCACGGCCGATCGGAATCATAGAGTCGATGGCTTTGATACCGGTCTGCAGCGGTTCATTGACCGGTCTGCGGTAGATAACCCCGGGAGCTTTGCGCTCCAGCGGCATTTCGTATTTGATGCCGGTGATCGGTCCTTTACCGTCAATCGCTTCGCCAAGCGGATTGACAACCCGACCAATGTAGCCTTCGCCAACCTGGATGGAGGAGATGCGACCGGTACGACGCACAGTAGAACCTTCCTTAATATCATCGCCAGGTCCCATCAGTACGACCCCGACGTTGTCTTCTTCAAGGTTCAGCACGATAGCCTGAACGCCGGTCTCAAATTCCACCAGCTCATTGGCTTGTGCCTTGTTCAGACCATAAATACGGGCAATACCGTCACCTACCTGAAGGACAGTCCCGATTTCTTCTAATTCTGTTTCTGATTTAAAACCGGATAATTGCTGTTTCAGTATCGCGGATATTTCATCTGGTTTTACATCAACCATATCGAGTGCATTAAAAGATGTTAACGAATGATAGGCGTTAAGCCACTTGTTTATTGATTAATTGTTTGCGCATGGTCTCCAACTGATGGTGAACCGAAGCGTCATACATTTTATCGTCAAATTCAAGAATAAATCCACCGATCAGTTCCGGATTAACTTCCGGTATCAGCTCGATGTGTTTACGGGTCACCTTGCTTTCAGCCAGTTTAGCCTTAACTTCTTCAAGAAATGCTGTGGAGACCGGGCTGGCGGTGATGATCCGGACGGTAGTGATCCCTTTCAGGGCTTTGTACTGCGTCTGAAATTCATAAGCCATCTCCGGCAGGTACATTTCACGACCCTTGCGCACCAACACATGCAAGAAGGCAAGTGTCAGGGCATCAAATTTTCCTTTAAAAAGCACATCCAGGATAGACTGTTTCTTGCTGGTATGGATGATCGGGCTTTTGAGCATCAGGTAAAAATCACGGCTTTTCAATGCGGTGATAAAACCATCCACATCTTCCTTGACCCGCTCGAGATTTTTCTGGTCAATGGCCAGTTCAAGCAGTGATTTTGCGTACCTGGAAGCAACACGGGTTACCGACATGGATTAAGGATTTAATTCTTTAACCAATTTTTCGACGTAAGCCGTTTGCTCTCTATCCTGTTCCAGTTGCTTGCGGATCACTTTCTCGGCAATATCCAGAGCCATGGCGCCTACCTGATTTTTCACTTCCAGCAGGGCAGCTTTTTTCTGGCTTTCGATCTCGGCACGAGCGCTGGTAATGATCCGGGAGGATTCCTCCTTGGCGGACTCGCGTGCTTCGGCGATGATCTCGTTCTTAACTTCTTTGGCTTCCTTGAGGATTTTTGCCCGTTCTTCACGCGCTTCGATCAGCAGGCGCTCGTTCTCGGCATGCAAATTGGACATTTCCTCGCGTGCTTTTTTGGCTTCGTCCAGGGCATTCTGGATGTCCTGATCTCTTTTTTCAAGGGAGCGGGCTATCGGGCCGAAGGCATATTTTGCCATCAGCCACCAGAAGATACCAAAGATGATCAGGGACCATAATGCCAGTCCCGGTGCCGGTTGAAAAGGTGCAAATAAAAGCGTCATTTTAACTGCTTTTAATTTATAGAGTTCCTTAAAACAAATTTCAATGAAAGGATTGACAGCGCAGCCAACCGCTAAACCCTGTCAATCCGTGTTGGGATAATTCAAATTATCCCTGTAACATAAAGATGGACAACAGGATAGCGATCAGGGCAGCGCCTTCTACGAAGGCAGCCATCAGGATCATACCTGAACGGATGTCACCGGCAGCTTCCGGTTGACGTGCAATACCGTCCATGGCTTTTCCACCGATCAAACCAATGCCGATTCCGGCACCGATTACTGCAAGTCCAGCTCCAATAGCAATTAAAGATGTCATGATCTTAACTATTTATATAAATTAATGATGTCCGTCATCTATTGCCGCACCGATATAGGATGCGGTCAGAATGGTAAATACAAATGCCTGTACGAAGGCTACGATCAGCTCGATGGCCATCATAAACATCGTCAGTGGAACCGACATAAATGTTCCTACGACGCTGCCTCCCAGGCTTTCTCCCGCTTTGCCAAAAATAAAGATCAAGCCGATGAAGCTCAGGATGGCGATGTGTCCGGATACGATGTTCCCGGCCAAACGAAGCATCAGGGTGATAGGCTTGATGAATACTCCCAGGAATTCTACGAAGGCCAGTAATGGCTTTACGAAGACAGGTACACCGGGCATCCAGAATATGTGCTGCCAGTAGTGTTTTTTACCACTGAAACTGACCACCAGAAATACGAGAATCGCCAAAATGCCGGTCACGGTAAGGTTACCGGTCACGTTGGTGCCACCCAGAAAGGGAATCTGGCCAAACAGATTTAATCCCAGGATAAAGAAGAATAAGCTCATCAGTAAGGGCAGGTATTTCAGATAACGGTCTCTGCCGATAAACGGAATGGCAACTTCATCGCGGATAAAGGTAAACACGGGTTCCAGCCAGGACTGTACACCACTTGGTGCCTTTCCATTTCGGCGGGTATAGGCCACAGCCGCCTGGCGGAACAGCCAGAACAGGATCAGTGCCACCAGGATCATGGAAAGGACATTCTTGGTGATCGAAAAATCATAGAAAGAGGTGAATTTACCTCCAAACATTCCGTTGTCCAGCGTCGTTCTGGGATCCAGCGGATATTCGGTACCCTGGTAGTTCAGGAAAACCACTTCATCGTTTTCATCATTGATGTGCTCGGTGAAGGAGTGTGGTCCTATTTCCACCAGATCGTTCGGAAAGGAAGGGTCTTTGATCCGGTGTACGTTTCCTTCAAACAGTACATAGCGGTGGTATGCATACTCACCATTGTCGTGCTCGCCGGGATGAAATCTGCCGGAAGAGAAAATGTCCAGGCCTTCATCCTTGCTGTATAGGATCATCGGTAGTGGGATGCGGATGAAATCCAGAATGGTATAAACATTGGCATCGCTGATGTGGTGCAGGGCAGTAGCTGTGGGGTCAAAGGCGGCAGGTCCTTCTTCATGGGATGCTTCAGCATGCGTAGCATCTTCCTGGTGTTCATCGGATTCGTGCTGTGCCCAGCCGGTATATGGCAGACTGAACAGAGCTGCAATCAGCGGCACAATAAGGTAACGGTGGCTTAACATGCGCATAAGGCCTTTTTCAAAATCCGTGCAAAGGTATAGATTCTCCCTCTTATTTCAGCTATAGTAAAACACTTTTTTCCCCTTATATGTGCAAGTAAATCAAGCTTTTAGCTAGCCTGACCGGGTCAGTATGACCTTATGGGGTTTTGCAGATAGAATGGAGTGCCAAATAGTTAGTGGCTTTCGACCTGAATTTCAGAATATTTGGCTAGAAAGTAATTTCCGGAAAGACCGGTTAATGTAACATTGGTTACGCAGGAGAAAACCTGCCAGGCGTCATGCTGTACATCGATCAGCACGTAAAACCGCCGATGAGTTAAAACGGTGAATACCACATTCCCGGACTGTGCCAAATGAATCTTTGCAGATAAATAGTTCATAACAAACCAATGATTCAAAATTATATACCGAAATTATAAAATAACAAAGTATATAATATCGAATCTTTCGCCCCGTGCCATTCTTTGAGCATCACGAAAGGATACATATTCTTGGCCACCTCACCCTGTGAAATCAGGTACCTTGGAGATAGTCGGATCCAGAGGGGAATTTTCTAATCATCAGTGAAGGAAACAGAAATGGAAATCATTTCTTCCAAAATAAGAGACCACTCTATTATTCCTGACATTGACTCGTGGAGCTACTGTTTGCAATCAGTAGCTCCTTTTATTTCAGGCCAATGCTTGATCAACGGGCAAACGCCGTAGCCCGTTTTTCGCGGATTACGGTAACCTTGATTTGCCCGGGGTATTGCATTTCGTCCTGGATCTTCTGAGAGATCAGGAAGGAGAGATCTTCGGCATAGTTGTCGGTTACTTTTTCACTTTCCACGATGACACGAAGTTCACGGCCTGCCTGCAGGGCATAAGCCTTCTGTACGCCGTCGTAAGACATCGCCAGCTCTTCCAGTTCGCCGATGCGTTTCAGGTAGCTTTCCAGGATCTCCCTCCGGGCGCCCGGGCGTGCACCCGATATGGCGTCACAGGCCTGGATGATCGGGGAGATGATGTTGTTCATCTCGATCTCGTCGTGGTGCGCACCCACCGCATTGAGGATGGCCGGGTGCTCTTTATGTTTTTCACAGATCTGCATACCCAGGATCGCATGTGAAAGTTCTGACTCCTCCTCACTTACTTTTCCAATATCGTGCAGCAGCCCCGCGCGTTTTGCCATTTTGACCTGTTTAGGGTGCAGGCCGAGCTCGGCCGCCATCGTAGCGCATAGATTGGCTGTTTCGATGGAGTGTTTGAGCAGGTTCTGACCGTAAGAAGACCGGAACCGCATCCGGCCAACCATTTTGACCAGATAAGGGTCCATGCCGTGGATATCCAGATCAATGACTGTACGTTCGCCGATCTCGACGATCTGCTCGTTCAGCTGTTCTTTCACTTTCTGTACAACCTCCTCGATACGGGCCGGGTGGATACGTCCGTCGGCGACCAGCCGCTTCAGGGCCAGGCGGGCAATCTCCCGGCGGATGGGATCGAATGAGGAGATGACAATCGCCTCTGGTGTGTCGTCGACTACGATCTCGGCACCGGTTGCAGCTTCAAGCGCGCGGATGTTTCGGCCTTCACGACCGATGATCTGGCCCTTGATGTCGTCGGAATCCAGGTTGAATACCGATACGGTGTTTTCGATGGTGTATTCTGCGGCCATCCGCTGGATGGTCTGGATCACGATCTTCTTGGCATCTTTATTGGCAGTGGCTTTTGCCTGCTCCATGCTTTCTTTAATGAAGGCCATGGCTTCTGACTCGGCTTTGCCTTTGACGGCTTCCAGCAGTTGTTCTTTAGCTTCCGTTTCGCTCAGCTTGGCGATGTTTTCGAGCAGGCTGATCTCCTTCTCTATGGATGCATCCAGTTCTTCTTTTTTCTTGGCGACGATCTTCAGCTGTTTATCCAGATTGTCGCGAACCGCATTCAGTTCGGTTTCCTTTGAGTCAATGGAATCGATCCGTTGTTTGAATTCATCCTGCTGCCGCTTCAGTTCTTTTTCCTGGTCAGCGACAACTACCTCGCGCTCCTTCAGTTCGATCTTATGCTGGGCCTTTTCGGAATCAAATTCAGATCGCAGTTTGTTGAATTTGTCTTTGGCTTCCTGGATTTTCTTCTGCTTGATGCGTTCATGGTTGTTTTCAGCATTGGACAGTAGTTTATCGGATTTGGTCTCGGCCTCGGCTACGATGCGTTTGGCGGTTACACGGGCTTCCTGGATGGCCAGGTCGGCCTTCTGGTTTATCTCTTCTATTTTGGATTGATTGGACTTGTTGAGGAGCATGCGGACGATAACGAATCCGATGCCGGCACCGATTACCAGTCCAATAATCAATCCCAAACCTAAGGTACTTGCTTCCATTACGTTGTATATTTTATGTTATAAATGGAGCCAGTACGATCGGACTACATCAAAAAAGTAGGAGAAAGCACACCTGTTTTTAATGGAGCAGGGACGTCAGCAATTCGTCAAGCTTGCCCAGCCGGTCGGACAATTGTCCTTCGGCATTGTTCAGCCTGGCTTTATATAAGTCTACGGCATACGTTAAGAGTGCCATAGACAGGCAATCTTGTTTATCGCGATTGGAATAGGTACGCTGAAAATATTGGATTTTATCATTGACTTCTTCTGCGATCTTCATAATGGCAGAAGCATCTTCTTCATTCACTTTCAGCGGATAGGATCTTCCCGCGATGTATACTTGTATGCTCTTTGCTTCTTTTCCCTCCATGAGGTGGCTTAAAGATTATTCATGAGCTTGATGCACTCGTCGATTTCTTGGATATACCGGTCAATCTCCTCCCGCACTTTTCCCTTGGCTTCTTCATCCAGGGCGTTGGCACCTTCAAAGGTCAGAGGCTGAATGGCCTGATTCTTCGTTTCTTTCTCAACGAGCAATTCCCGCAAGCCGATATTCTCCTTCACCAAATTGGCATTTTCTTCTTTGATGAGTTCTATCTTTCTGGCTAATTGCTTTATTTTAAATTCAATGGTTTCTATATGGTTTACAATATCTGACATTGTCCAAAAATAATACCTTTTTACAAGTTTTGGAATCCCGTCATTTTTTAACCTTTCCGCAGAACCGCTCCCGCTTCTTTCTCCAGGGCTGAAATCATACGCTGCATGATCTTTTCGATCTGCTTATCGGTCATGGTTTGTTCCTTATCTTCCAGCAAAACGTAGATGGCATAGGACTTTTTGCCTTTGCCCAGGGCTTCTTCATTTTTGAATACGTCAAACAGTCCTATCTCTTTGATCCGCACCGGATCTGTATTGCGGATCACCTCCTGGATCTGCGCATAGGCGACGGAATCATCGACCACCAGGGCCAGATCACGCCTGACTACCGGGAATTTTGACGGGTCGGCTACCTGTATTTTTGATTTTCCTATCGAAGGGAACAGATTTTCCCAGAAGATCTCTCCGTACCAAACGTCCGGCTTGATACCCATGTCAGCACGGATGGATGATTTAATTGCCCCGGCCACCCCGATCAGTTGATTGTCGTGCATCCACTCCAGACCATATTCCAGATGGGGATGTTCCATGATCTCCGTAACCCCGTCCGGAAAGACGCCGGTGATCCGGAATATTTGCTGTATGTGTGCCTTGATGTCGTAAAAAGTGAACGATGGCGATTTGCCCGTGATCCAGTTATCGTTGAATTTTTTGCCGCATAAGGTCAGCTGGAGTCGCTCGGATTCAATAAAATCCTCCTGTTTTCCGTATACCCTGCCAAACTCGAACAACTGGATCCGTTGTGCCTGGCGATTCAGATTGTAGGCTACATTTTCCAAAGCCCCGGGGACCATGGAGGCCCGCATGGCATCCAGCTGGATGTTGGAAGTATTGTTGATATAAACCAGAGAGCCTACTTCGGCATGAGCCCACTGTTCATAATATTTCGAAGGACTTAATGAAAGCGACATGGCTTCCATGTATCCGTTAGCTGCCAGATAATCAGCCACCCGGTTGCGGGTGAAATGCGGACTGGGATAATCCGAATAATTGAACGTATAATGGACCGACTCATCAAAATCTACCCGGTTGAATCCATACACGCGCAAGAGTTCTTCAATCAGATCGACTTCCCGCTGTACATCAATTTTATTGGTGGGCACTTCAACCGTCAAGCCCCCTTCATGGATGTTTTCGATGCTTATCTCCAATGCATTCAGGATGTCCCGGATATCCTCTTTGGTCAGATCCACACCAATCAGTTTACGGATATTCTCGTATTGAATGTCAATTTTGACCGGTTCTATCTTTTTGGGATAAATATCTATTGGGTGGGAAGAGACCTGGCCACCTGCGATGTCCTGGATCAGCTGGACAACCCGCTTAAGTGCGGTGACACAGATATTCGGATCAGAACCTTTCTCAAAGACCATAGCTGCGTCCGTACGCAGGAAATGCTTCATGCTGGTACGCCGCACCCATTTGGCATTGAAGTGGGCGGATTCGATAAACAAATTGACCGTGTTGTCGGTTACACCCGAATCTGCACCGCCAAATACACCGGCTATACACATGCCTTTGTTTTCACCATCACAGATCATCAGATCAGTCGGCAGCAATGTCCGTTCAATTTCATCCAGGCTTAAGAATTTGGTGCCTGCAGGCAGGGTCTGGACGATGATCTTTTTACCCTTGATCTTATCGGCATCAAAGGCGTGGGTAGGCTGCCCCAATTCGTGCAGGACAAAATTGCTGATGTCAACAATATTGTTGATGGGTCGGAGCCCGATGGCCTTAAGCCGGTTTTGCAACCAGTCCGGTGATGGTCCCACCTTCACCCCGGTCAGGGTAATGCCTGCATAGCGGGGACAGGCGCGATGGTCGGCTACCTCCACCTCGATTTGCATATCCAGGTTGTCGATATTAAACTGTTCGCCCGACGGGATCTTGATCTTGCCGGTAAATCCACGGTTGACCCGTAAGTAGGCAGCCAGATCTTTGGCAACGCCAAGGTGATTGGTCGCATCAGAACGGTTAGGAGTTAAGCCTATTTCAAATACCGTATCCCGTTCTACCGGAAAATACTGAATGGCTGGCTTCCCGATCTCATAGCGGTCATCCAATACCAGGATACCAGCGTGGCTGGTGCCCAATCCAATTTCGTCTTCCGCACAGATCATACCTTCAGATAATTCGCCCCGTATCTTGGCTTTGTTGATTTGAAAGGGCTCCCCGTTCGTTGGGTGAATGGTCGTGCCTACGGGTGCCACCAGAACCGTTTGGCCG
This genomic window contains:
- the atpB gene encoding F0F1 ATP synthase subunit A; amino-acid sequence: MRMLSHRYLIVPLIAALFSLPYTGWAQHESDEHQEDATHAEASHEEGPAAFDPTATALHHISDANVYTILDFIRIPLPMILYSKDEGLDIFSSGRFHPGEHDNGEYAYHRYVLFEGNVHRIKDPSFPNDLVEIGPHSFTEHINDENDEVVFLNYQGTEYPLDPRTTLDNGMFGGKFTSFYDFSITKNVLSMILVALILFWLFRQAAVAYTRRNGKAPSGVQSWLEPVFTFIRDEVAIPFIGRDRYLKYLPLLMSLFFFILGLNLFGQIPFLGGTNVTGNLTVTGILAILVFLVVSFSGKKHYWQHIFWMPGVPVFVKPLLAFVEFLGVFIKPITLMLRLAGNIVSGHIAILSFIGLIFIFGKAGESLGGSVVGTFMSVPLTMFMMAIELIVAFVQAFVFTILTASYIGAAIDDGHH
- a CDS encoding F0F1 ATP synthase subunit alpha, producing the protein MVDVKPDEISAILKQQLSGFKSETELEEIGTVLQVGDGIARIYGLNKAQANELVEFETGVQAIVLNLEEDNVGVVLMGPGDDIKEGSTVRRTGRISSIQVGEGYIGRVVNPLGEAIDGKGPITGIKYEMPLERKAPGVIYRRPVNEPLQTGIKAIDSMIPIGRGQRELIIGDRQTGKSAIAIDTIINQKEFFEKGETVYCIYVASGQKASTVAQVAKTLEEAGAMNYTTIVSASAADPAPLQFFAPFAGAAIGEFFRDTGRPALIIYDDLSKQAVAYREVSLLLRRPPGREAYPGDVFYLHSRLLERAAKIIDDDSVARNMNDLPDSLKNAKDANGEPLVKGGGSLTALPIIETQAGDVSAYIPTNVISITDGQIFLESGLFNAGVRPAINVGISVSRVGGAAQIKSMKKVAGTLKLDQAQYRSLEAFAKFGSDLDPATQAVLDKGKRNVEILKQPQYSPVPVEKQVAIIYLGTNGLLRDVPVNKVSEFEEMFLTEMEKQHQSILDNFRKGKLQDEDLEIVKTVAANLSKQYKK
- the atpE gene encoding ATP synthase F0 subunit C produces the protein MTSLIAIGAGLAVIGAGIGIGLIGGKAMDGIARQPEAAGDIRSGMILMAAFVEGAALIAILLSIFMLQG
- a CDS encoding phenylalanine--tRNA ligase subunit beta — its product is MKISYNWLKAYLDIDYPAEEVADMLTGLGLEVEGMEAFESIPGSLEGILIGKVLTCEKHPNADKLSLTTVDIGSGEDLSIVCGASNVAAGQTVLVAPVGTTIHPTNGEPFQINKAKIRGELSEGMICAEDEIGLGTSHAGILVLDDRYEIGKPAIQYFPVERDTVFEIGLTPNRSDATNHLGVAKDLAAYLRVNRGFTGKIKIPSGEQFNIDNLDMQIEVEVADHRACPRYAGITLTGVKVGPSPDWLQNRLKAIGLRPINNIVDISNFVLHELGQPTHAFDADKIKGKKIIVQTLPAGTKFLSLDEIERTLLPTDLMICDGENKGMCIAGVFGGADSGVTDNTVNLFIESAHFNAKWVRRTSMKHFLRTDAAMVFEKGSDPNICVTALKRVVQLIQDIAGGQVSSHPIDIYPKKIEPVKIDIQYENIRKLIGVDLTKEDIRDILNALEISIENIHEGGLTVEVPTNKIDVQREVDLIEELLRVYGFNRVDFDESVHYTFNYSDYPSPHFTRNRVADYLAANGYMEAMSLSLSPSKYYEQWAHAEVGSLVYINNTSNIQLDAMRASMVPGALENVAYNLNRQAQRIQLFEFGRVYGKQEDFIESERLQLTLCGKKFNDNWITGKSPSFTFYDIKAHIQQIFRITGVFPDGVTEIMEHPHLEYGLEWMHDNQLIGVAGAIKSSIRADMGIKPDVWYGEIFWENLFPSIGKSKIQVADPSKFPVVRRDLALVVDDSVAYAQIQEVIRNTDPVRIKEIGLFDVFKNEEALGKGKKSYAIYVLLEDKEQTMTDKQIEKIMQRMISALEKEAGAVLRKG
- the rny gene encoding ribonuclease Y, which produces MEASTLGLGLIIGLVIGAGIGFVIVRMLLNKSNQSKIEEINQKADLAIQEARVTAKRIVAEAETKSDKLLSNAENNHERIKQKKIQEAKDKFNKLRSEFDSEKAQHKIELKEREVVVADQEKELKRQQDEFKQRIDSIDSKETELNAVRDNLDKQLKIVAKKKEELDASIEKEISLLENIAKLSETEAKEQLLEAVKGKAESEAMAFIKESMEQAKATANKDAKKIVIQTIQRMAAEYTIENTVSVFNLDSDDIKGQIIGREGRNIRALEAATGAEIVVDDTPEAIVISSFDPIRREIARLALKRLVADGRIHPARIEEVVQKVKEQLNEQIVEIGERTVIDLDIHGMDPYLVKMVGRMRFRSSYGQNLLKHSIETANLCATMAAELGLHPKQVKMAKRAGLLHDIGKVSEEESELSHAILGMQICEKHKEHPAILNAVGAHHDEIEMNNIISPIIQACDAISGARPGARREILESYLKRIGELEELAMSYDGVQKAYALQAGRELRVIVESEKVTDNYAEDLSFLISQKIQDEMQYPGQIKVTVIREKRATAFAR
- the atpF gene encoding F0F1 ATP synthase subunit B; protein product: MTLLFAPFQPAPGLALWSLIIFGIFWWLMAKYAFGPIARSLEKRDQDIQNALDEAKKAREEMSNLHAENERLLIEAREERAKILKEAKEVKNEIIAEARESAKEESSRIITSARAEIESQKKAALLEVKNQVGAMALDIAEKVIRKQLEQDREQTAYVEKLVKELNP
- the atpH gene encoding ATP synthase F1 subunit delta; this translates as MSVTRVASRYAKSLLELAIDQKNLERVKEDVDGFITALKSRDFYLMLKSPIIHTSKKQSILDVLFKGKFDALTLAFLHVLVRKGREMYLPEMAYEFQTQYKALKGITTVRIITASPVSTAFLEEVKAKLAESKVTRKHIELIPEVNPELIGGFILEFDDKMYDASVHHQLETMRKQLINKQVA
- a CDS encoding cell division protein ZapA produces the protein MEGKEAKSIQVYIAGRSYPLKVNEEDASAIMKIAEEVNDKIQYFQRTYSNRDKQDCLSMALLTYAVDLYKARLNNAEGQLSDRLGKLDELLTSLLH